Within the Rhodopirellula halodulae genome, the region GGTTTTCAAGCCGACGTTTACAGCACGTTGGTCTCCACCAACTGGATCCGCACCGTCTTGTGGAGCATCCGCGGATTGTTGATGGCTTGGGTCGTTTGGCAGCTCTTACCAACTCAACCTTAACCCAAGCGGCCAGGCTCCTTTGCTCCGGTCCTCACCCGTAGTGCAGCCTGCCAGCCAGCATTGCCCTGCCCCTCACCCGTATTGCAGGCTGCCAGCCCGCATTGCTTGCACCTTTTTCGTAGTGCAGGCTGCTAGCCTGCAAACACCCTCACAAACCGCGGCACGCCCCGCGCACGATCACCGGAATCTGCTGCATCTCCCCTCGCGATCCCTCCAAGCATTCTCGCGCCCAGTTCTCATCAGAACCGTGCCTGGGAAAATCAATTGAGCTAAGATGCGTGTTCGTCTCGGCCGCCGGTCGAAGACGGATCCATCCCCACCTCTCTTTCCCACCTGATGCCCACCATGAGAATGCGTCCAACGTTCCTTTGTTTCGCTCTTTCGCTGGCCGCCGTCGGCTCTTGCCTAACGTTCAGCCACAGCGCCCACGCGGACAAACCCGTTCAACTGATTTTCGACACGGACCTTGGCAACGATGTCGACGATGCCTTGGCGATGGGCTGCATCCACGCGCTGCAGTCACGCGGCGAATGTGAACTGCTGGCCGTCACGATCACCAAGGACCACGAGTTGGCCGCCGCATTCGCGGATGTGATCAATACCTTTTACGGCCGAGGCGAAATTCCCATCGGAGTTTGCCGCAGCGATGTAACCAACGGAAAAGGTCGCTTCAACGGCTTGGCGGAGATCCAAGACAACGGCAAGGACCGTTTTCCGCACGACCTGCGAAGCGGCAAAGACGCCCCCGATGCCGTCAACCTGCTGCGACGAACCTTGGCCTCCGCGGAAGACAACAGTGTTGTGATTGCTCAAGTCGGTTTTTCGACCAACCTTGCCAATTTGCTGGACGCTCCCGCCGATGACATCAGCCCGATGACCGGTCGTGAATTGGTCGAGAAAAAGGTTCAAAAACTCAGTGTCATGGCCGGTGCATTCACGCAAATCAAAAATGACAAAGGCCAGTTGTACGACCACAAGGAATACAACGTCATCAAGGACATCCCTGCCGCACAAAAGCTGGCGAAGGAATGGCCCACGCCGATTTTGTGGAGTGGTTACGAAATTGGCATCGCGCTCCGCTATCCGCACGAGAGCATCGAACAGGACTACGGCTACGTCGAACATCATCCATTGGCCGAAGCCTACATCGCTTACATGCCGCCGCCCCACGATCGTCCCACTTGGGATTTGACTTGTGTGCTGCAGTTGGTGCGTCCCGATCGCGACTACTTTGGATTGACTCCCGTGGGCACCGTGACCGTCGCCGACGATGGATTGACCACATTTGAAGAAGATCCTTCTGGACGCGATCAGTACTTCACACTCAACGAATTGCAAATCGCGAGAACCGTGGAAGCCTTGCAGTTGTTGTCCAGCGAGCCTCCTCACCAACAATGATGAGATTGTGTTTTGACAAGTGAGGTTTCCGTCATCAACGTACGCTTGGTACGGATAGTCAGCGTCACGTGAGCTTTTCTATCACGATAGGCTCCGTGACCATTTTCTCCATTGAGCCCCAGCGCGTATTCGTATTGAACGGAACTTCATGAAACCGAGTTTAATCTCGCTTCGTTGTGATCACTGCGGGGCTCCTATCGACGTGAAGCCCAAAGCCAAGTTTGTGACCTGCGGTTATTGCCGGGCCAGCTTGGCAATTCACCATACCGGATCGTCTTATTCGACCGAAACGATCGAGGAGCTTCGCGAAACCACCGAAGCTCTCGTCAAAGACGTCCAGCAGATCAAACGCAGCACCGAACTCAATCGGCTCGACGACGAATGGGAACGTGAGCGGTTGCGTTTACTAGGAACGAACAAACACGGACGACAAATCACCTCGCCACCGAACACCGTGGTATCGACGATTGTCTTTGCGGGAGTGATCCTCTTCGCGATCTTTTGGACGATCATGGCGTCGATGATGTTTGCACCGATGGCATTCTTCGGCTTGATCTTCATCGTCTTCGCCATCGTGGGCATGATCAGCACTCACAACGCAAAAGGCAAATACGACGCGGCCCATCGGCGATACCAACGCGAGCGAACCAGTCTGATTCGCGAAATTCAGGGCGACAACTAGCTCGCTCGCGGTCCGTCGCTCCGGCGTGACTACCACCCCAACACGTGGGCGAAGACCAACGGTACACAAATCGATGCATCGCTTTGGATCATGAACTTGGGCGATTCCGCGTCGATCTTGTACCAAGTGATCTTTTCGTTCGGCACGGCGCCGCTGTATCCGCCGTAGCTGGTCGTGGCATCGCTGATCTGGCAAAAGTAACGCCACAGCGGGATGTCGCGTTTCAGGTCTTGGATCAACATGGGAACAACGCAGATCGGAAAGTCCCCCGCGATTCCGCCACCAATTTGGAAGAACCCAATCGGGTCTTTCATCGTGTCCTCGTACCAATGAGCCAACTGCTCCATTTGCTTGGTACCGGACGCATAGCCACCGTGGCCGGGAACGCTGCCATCAATCACGTGAGCCGTGTAGATATTGCCCAGGGTGCTGTCTTCGAACCCCGGCGTGAAAACTGGGATGCCCGCGTCCTTGGCTGCCGCGACCCAGCTATTTTCGCGAGGGATTTGGTAGTGCTGGACCAGCCCCTCGTCGTCCAGCAATTCAAACATGTATTCGACAGGCATCCGAGCCGCATTCTCTTTCGCGGCCTTTTCCCACATCGGCACCAAGCGGTCTTCGAGGTGACGCATGACGGTTTCGGGAATGCAGGTGTCGGTCACACGATTGAAACCTTGGTCGCGCAACTTCACCTCGTCTTCCGCCGACAAAGCTCGCCAGTTTTCTACGATCTCGTACTCGTCGTGAGCCACCAGGTTGAAGATGTCTTCCTCCAAGTTCGCCGCGGTGCAAGTGATCGCGTGAACCTTTCCTTGGCGGATCATCTCAGCCAAAGACAGTCCCAGCTCACCGGTGCTCATCGCCCCCGCGAGTGTCACCATCATCTTGCCGCCGCCATTGATGAACTCTCCATAGGCTTTGGCAGAGGCCAGCAACTCACGGGCGTTGAAGTGACGAAAGTGGGTTTCCAGAAAGTCCGTGACATTCATGAAGATTTGCTACCTAAAGAGGGTGACCAACGGAGGGAACAACGAGGCGCCTGAGACCGGCCGCAGAAGCGAATTGGTGACTGGCGATCGAGAAAGCAGCGTTTTTCGGAAAAACGTAGTGCGACGGGCCGCCCTCGATGGCGGCGAATCTTACCGTTCCAAGGAGGCTATGTCGCGATGCCATCAATAGCCTTTTTCCGGCCATTTTTTCATCGAAAGATGCGTTGCCAACGTTCCGAGAAGCAACCAAGGTAGACGATAAATTTGAAAGTAAGCCGAAACATTTTGAAGCCCGAGTGGTTGGATTCACTATGAACAAGCTCAACCCACAACAGCTCTCGCTGAACTCTCCGCGACGTCGCTGGATACGGACATCCGCAACTGTGTTGATTCTCGGCATGCTCATGGGGCTTGCTTGGAAACCACGCTTGCTTTCGGAAACGTATCTGCGAGACGCCTCGCACGTCTTGATAAACGATGAGAACCTGTTGCCGATCGGCGAAGCGGCTTCGCAAGAGGTACTCGATCAGTCACAAAGTCAAAAGGCCGCCTCACCACGGCACCTTTGGTACGTCGGCGGCTTCCCGCTGGACGCCTACCAAACCAAGTTCTCATTGAACGAAGGCCGCGACGGTTTGGAAACGTGGGGTGTCTTTGGCACCGCAATGTGGATCGACGCTTGGTTCTGCTGCGGCATCCTGGCGTTGGCGGGCATCGCGGCTTTTTTCTACGAACCCGGCTGCAAACCATGGCGATTGCTTTGGACGCCAACGGGTTCCACGAACCGTCGCTATCAAGTCAGTTTGGTCGGCTTGACGATCGTTGGATTGCTGGCAACGGTTTGGCATTTTCACAGCACCCAATCGCGACTTCGGTTTCTGCGTCAACAAGGTTTGACGACGCTGACGTGCTCGACCAAACACCCAATGATCGCGCGGTTGCCGCTGAAGTATCGCGGTCCTTGGACCCACGCATCGCGAGTGCAATGCACGCCGCGAACGAACTTCAACGAACTGAATTGGAATCACTACCCATCGCTCGAATTTGTTTCGCTCTACGGAAATCTGAGTGCGAACCAACTGACGGCGATGGAAGATCTGTCGTGGATGACGACACTTCGTTGGTACGGCATCCCACGAATTGAATCGAGCAACCAACTGCTGCAGGAGCTGCCTGATCTGCGTTGCGTCTCGTTGTCGTTCCATTTGCCAGAGGAACGACTCCAGTCAGATCAGCCCACGCAACTTCGTGTTGACTCACAGCGTTTGCTTTCTTCGCTTGCCGTCCGGAAGATCCCACGGGCCGCAATCAATACAGAGGAACTTCTGTCGCCATCGTTGCTGACGTTGGACATCCAAACCACCGGCCCCAGCCCAAAGCAATGGGTGTTTGAAGAAGCTCCCAGTTTGCAATCGCTGACCCTGCGTCACGAACGCGAACGCCGAAGCTTGACTCCCGAAATCATCGACCTGACCGTCCGAGTGATGCCGTCGCTGACCACGTTGTCGCTGGACGCGGGCATCCCGATGAAACTCAGTCTGATGGAATTGCCACGCTTGGTTCATTTGCAGGGGATCGATTCGCACTCCATGCGGTTCACCCGGGGTGACAGTGACAACGCGTACACGCTATGGGCTTCCGAGCTTCACCTGTCGAACCTGTCATCAATGTCTCACCTGGAAGTTTCGGGCGAGAACTTTGAAAACTGGACCGTGAAGGACTGCCCACGACTCTACGAAGTCGTCGTGCGTCGTCCGCGAACGGGCATGATGATGTTCCGTCGTCAGGCGTCTCGATTTGGTGAACCTCGCGAGGTATTCGGCAGCGAGATGTGGGCGTCAATCATGGGGCCTCGACACAGCCAAATTCCATCGGTTCCCAAGAACCTGATCGCATGGGCGTCTTCGTTCCCATATTTGCAATCACTCAATCTGTCGGGATTGAACTTGCGGCAATGCGACTTGGATCACCTGCACAAGAACGCCTTTTTGAAATCGCTGACGCTGGATTACTGCCAGTTCGACTCGTCGCAACTGCGCAGCCTTCGTGGCGTGAAATCGATTCGAGAGTTATCGGTCAGCGGCAGCGAAGTGGATCAATCCATCGTTCCTGAATTGCTCTCCATGCACAACGAATGGGAAGCCTTGGAACTGCCGTGGGAAACGTTCGACGACATTCGCATCGCGGATCAGCCGAAATTGAAGCGAGCTTTCTTGACTCGTACGTTGCGTGCAAAGACCGTCGAACTGGAAAATTTGGACTCGTTCGTCAGCCGGATCAGAATCGCTGCGGGTGCAGAACGCATTCGATTGGTGAACTTGCCATGCTTGAGCGAGGTTTCCATTCGTCGCCCCCGAACGTCTGATCTCGTTGTTCAGAACGTTCCCAACTTGCTTTCCTTCACGTTGGAACGAGGCGTCTTGTCGGCGGAAACGTTGAAAAGTTTGACTCAGTCGCGACAGCTTCACTCGTTGATCTTGCCCGGAACGCAAATTCCAGAAGACCTGGCCTCCAATTTCCCGAATTGGCCCGGTCTGCAAGAGATCAACGCCATCGCGACCCCCATTCGCGACCAAGATTTGGCTCATCTGCCAAGTTTGAAAAGTCTTCGCCGCGTGCGGCTGGACAACACACAATTGACAGCAAAAGGCTTGACACACTTGGGACGCTGCGATCGGTTGCAGAGTCTTTCGCTGGTCGGTTTGGATCTCTCCAGTTCGGCGTTTGAGCCATTGCTTGGATTGTCTTGGTTGATGGAATTGTCCGTGAACGATTCCATTGTGCTGCCACAAGAACTCGACAGCGTTCGCATGGCACCGGAAGACTGGGCCACCGGCGAAAGAAATCCTCAATTGGCCAACAGTTGGCCACCGGGGTTCACACGCTCGCTTGACGCTGCCCGGGAATTCTTCCGTCGCGGACCGGCTCGCGGTGCTCGCCGGAACTGGGTTGCCAACGAAGAAACGGATTCCAACGAACGTGGCCCGTCGCGACCAAAGCGTCCGACGATTGATGCAACGTGACCAACACGCCAGCAATGGCGAACAGGTACATGTGCACCATCTCAATGATGCCGACTTCGTGAAACAGACCGTTGCAGACGTAGCCGCTGAGGATTCCCAGCATCAGGATCCCAACCGTACGGCGATGGTCTTGCTCACCGCGCTCGAGCCAATTGGCTCGCAACTGTGAGGTTGATGCATCGGCGTGCCGGACGGATGCCATTTGCCACGCCAGGCAAAACAACACCGTCAGCAACAACATGTGCAAACAGAATCCGGTGAGCCCCAGGTCGACCAGCACGGATAGAAAGACGTTGTGCTGCATGTAGGGGCGAGCGTTCTCCAGCGGAACACCGTGACGACGAATCGCGTGATAAGGTTCCGCCGCATCGAAGTAGTGACCGTAGCCGTGCCCACCCAAGGGCCGGTCCAGGAACATCTCATAGGCGACCAAGGCCAACAACGGCCGCAGCTCGACACTCTTGGCCGCATCCGCGGCGCTGAGTGCCTTGTCGCGTTTCATGCTCATGATTTGGTCTTTCAAACCCAACGCCATAGCACCGCTGAACACGATCACACCCGCCAACGCGACCAAGCGAACGCGACGAGGAACATAGATCAATCCAATCCCCCCCACCGCGGCGATCGCTCCTAACCATACGCTTCGCGTGAGCGTGGAATAGCAACCGGTCAACATCAACAATGACAAAGCCGCGTAGAACGCTTTGCCGTGACGTCCGCTTTCCAAAAAACGACTGCAGCAAGCCGCCAATGCCAGCGTCAACAAGATTCCGTTGCCGGCTGGATTGAGCAGCGGCCCGCGACCTCGGCCGTAAAACTCCCAGACCTCGGGATCATTGATGAAACGCGGAAACACCAACGCTCGCACGTCTAGCATTTCCATCACGCCGGTGAAGGCGAGGTAGGCGCCCAGCGTGATGATCGCGGTCACCATCGCGTGGATGTCCGCGGGGCGAAACGTTGCCGTCCGCATCACGACGTACAGACTGGACGGAATCGCCATGTAGAACAACCAGCGAGCAATCGGTGGTTGAGCCTCGCCGAACATGCCGAAACGCAAACAGCTCAGCAGACCAATGCCAACGAACCCAAGCAAAATCCCATCGGTTCGGGTGATGCGAGGCAACTTTGCCTCACCGCTCAGAATTCGGAACGCGGCGACTCCGATCACGGCCGCCCACAGCAAACGGTCCAAGCTGATCTGAATGAATCCGCTGATGGCAAAGAAGGCGGGACCGAACACGGTTCCCAGCAGCAACACGGCCATCACCAACGACCAAGTTCGGGCGCGGCGAAGAACAGGAATCGACCAAGGAATGATCGCGAGCAACGACAAAAGAAGCAGCAATGTCATATCGAAACGTAGCTCACCGGCCGATCGTTTCGTTTTCCCGTCCAATCCAACCCCACAAACGCTGCTATCGCGGAGGGCAACTTTACCGATTGCAACGATTGTTCCACCTGCAACCGTTGCAACGAAGTTCGGCGTTGCATTCATTCTTCCATCGGAAACGTTCGATGGGGTGATACAGGCCGCGCCAAAAACGAGGGCAGGATCCAACCGAACCATTCCATCTGGTACATGTTTGGATCTTCGCCCACGAGTCTTCCCACTTCAACGTTGATCGATGCTGCAATTACCTCGATGCATCCAATCGAAATCGACTGACGCGAAAACCGTTCATGCAACTCGGTTTTCGCGAGCGGCTGTTGGTGGGTGCTTGTCCGTGCTGATGCTGCTGTGGATCGGTGGATGTTCTCATCCGGTCCGTGCCTTGGTGGGCGGCAACATGCGGATCGATGGTGACATGGGCGTTGATGGTGACATTCGAATGAATGGGACCATGACAACGATTAGCAAAACCGACAACACCGCCTCACCACTACGCGCCGTTCAACTCAACCCCTCCAGCATTTCGTCATCTCAAAGAATCGCAATTGTCGACGTGGATGGCCTTCTGGTGGATCGCAATTTCAGCGGCTTCGGATCGATGGGCGAAAACCCCGTCGCCTTGTTCCGTGAAAAGATGAGCTACATCGAAGCGGATCCATCCATCGCGGCGGTTGTGCTTCGGATCAATTCCCCCGGTGGTGGCGTGACCGCATCGGACATGCTGGCACATCAATTGAACCAACTGCGAACCCGTCGTGGAATTCCGGTGGTGGCTTGTCTAATGACGACCGGAACGGGTGGGGCTTACTACTTGGCCACCCATTCCGACCTGATTGTCGCTCACCCAACGTCCGTCGTGGGTGGCATTGGTGTCATCCTGAACAATTACAACATGGAAGACACGCTGGGCCAGTTCAACATCGTGTCACTACCCATCAAATCGGGCACTAAGATCGACCTGGGATCACCCGAGCGGATGATGCAGCGAGACGAACGTGATTTGCTTCAATCGATGGCGACGGAATTTCACCAGCGTTTCATCGATCAAGTCCAGCAGTCTCGCGGTGAGAAGCTGACCATCGTGCCGCCTGCGAGCAACGACGGAGACGACTCAGACGAAGAAAACGCCCCGGAAGACGAGTCATCGAAACCGGCGTTTGCAGTTCCGTTTGATGGACGAGTCTTCTCGGGCTTGAAAGCCAAGGACATGGGCTTGGTGGATCACACGGGCTATCTCGACGATGCCGTGCGGTTGGCGGCCAATTTGGCCGGCATGGCGGACACGCCGAGCTTGGTTCTCCTTCGGCGGGACAACGACCGAGCGATGTCAGAATTCGACGTGACGCCAAACACTCCGATGACATCGTTGTTGCCGATACAGATCCCTGGTTTGGATCGCAGTTCGATGCCGACTTTCTTGTACCTTTGGCAACCAGACCCGAGCATCGTGACCGCCGTTGGCAATTGACCCGAAAAGTCGTGCCTAGGACTGCATGTCCATTCCCCAGCGTTTGACTTGGTTTTTCCAGTCGGTCATCAGAGCCGAGCACAGATAGCCAATGTTCGAAGCATATCGCGGCACCAAACGGCGTGGATCGCTCATCATGCGATACGCCCATTCCATTCCAACGCTTTGAAACAGCTTGGGAGCCCGTTTCGCGGTTCCGGCCAAGAAGTCAAACGATGCGCCCAGTTGAATGCTGACGGGAACGCCAATTTTGGCTGCGTGCTCGGCAATCCATTTTTCGCCCTTGGGTTGGCCAAACGCGACGAATAGCAAATCGGTCTTCGAATCGCGAATTCGGGCGTACTGTTCGGCTTGCTCCGCTTCGCTCAACGTTCGATAGGGCGGCGATTCGCAACCGGCGATCTGCAATCCTGGATACATCGCCTTCAGGCGTGCCGAAGCTTTTTCAGCGACACCGGGTTCACCGCCCAGGAAATAGACGCGGTAACCACGCAGCGAAGCTCGGCTGCACAGGTGCACAATCAGTTCGCTTCCGGCGACTCGTTCGGGCAGCGGACGATCGGTGAATTTGCTGCGGGCCACGATTGGGTGACCATCGGCCAACACCATTGCCGCTCGCTGCGTGATCGGACGCAGTTCCGGCATTTTGTGATGCAGCATGCAGTAGTTCAGATTGGCTGTGATCACGTACTGGGGTGCACGGGCGGCGATCATCTCATCAATCGCGTCGACGGATTGCCACATGTCCAATCGATCAAAGGGAATGTCCCAAACATCGACCGTGTCACGCACCCCCGGTGGCAACGTCGAAACGTTCGCAGTGGAGTTGGGCGAGTGCGGATCCATCGACGATTGCGATCGACGATCAACGCCCGGCTGCGTTTCCAACCGCGAGCTTGGTGGGACGACGGGAACCGATTGGGGAGTCGTGGAGGAATAGGAATCGACCGAGGGAACCGAGCTCATGGTGGAACGTCAAACGTGGAAGGCGAAATAATCGATTCAATCGCGACAATCGCTTCCCGTGATGTTGAAAGCGACCGCCTCGCGATAGACTGCACGCTGAACACTAGGTCACGTTTTGGTGCTTCCCCGTCTGAAATCTGAGTTCCATCGCCACGCATGCTGATCTTCACACTCGAAGGATTTACACCCGCCGCGATCTCGGCTTACGGATCGTCTTGGAACCGAACACCGACGCTGGATCGCATCGCTGCCCACGGCGTCACTTGGAATCGCGTGATCACCCCTGTGACCGATCCACTTGAGCAATGGGATCGATGGGCCAGCCAACTCGGCGAAGCGGCGCGAGAAATCGTGGTCATCACCGATGACGAACGATTGCTGCAACGTGATTCGGCGGCGGTGTTTGAAGAGATCGTGCTGGTTGAAAGCGAAGATGAAAGCTTCGGCGATGACTCAGACGACGACTCACCGCGGACCATTGAAATCGAAGACACCACACTCGGTCGCCTCACCGCGGTGGCGGCGGATCGCCTGAACCAAGACCAGTCCGTTTGGCTACACAGTCGCTTTTTGACCCGTCACTGGGATGCGCCGCGGGAACTCAGCGACGATTTTGAATCGCACGAAGCCTTTGACGAGGAACCGTACGACGAATCGGAGGACGCGGATGAGTTTGGAGAGGTGAGTCAATCGTCGGGCACCGACGCTGATGCAGACGCCGATCCGCTGGATGAGACGAGTCCAAACGACCTCGCAGAAGTGCCTTGGATCATCAGCGACACGGAGCCTCCCGATCGGATCCTCGCTGCCAACGAAGATCCCGATTGGATCACCACTTGGATGCGCACTTACGCGTGTCAAATCAAATTGGTCGACGCGATGATGGACGTGCTGCTGTCGCTGACTGCGGATGACACGCCTCTGCTGATCAGCGGCACGAGCGGGTTTGCTCTTGGACAAAATGGTGGCATCGGCCATCGCACGGGCCCTTTGCGCAGTTGTCATCTGCAGGTGCCGCTCATCTGTTCCGGCGGGACCGGACTACGCCGCCGCTTGCTGACTTCCGCCGACGATTTCGCAAAACTGGTCAACCAACGTCAATTGCATGTTGACGATCCATTGGTACCGATCGAGACATTTCTGGAAAGCAGCCCTCCGCGGCAGCAGTCCTTGGAGACGCCTACCGACGAGGCGGAAAACGTTTCTCACGTCGTGATTCATCGCGATGCATCCCCGGTAGCCGTGATGACGCATGAATGGTTTTACATTCGATCCGAAGACGGCCCTCTCATGCCGGACGCGGATGACCGAGGCCATTTGTTTTTAAAGCCAGACGACATCGACGATTTCAACAATGTCATTCGGCTGCAACGTCACGAAGCGGATCGTCTGCACCAATTCCTTTTAAGCGATTCCAATCCAGCGGAGTGAAGCATGATTGTTGGCGTCCCATCTGAAATCAAAACGGACGAATACCGCGTTGGCATGCTGCCCGTCGGCGTGGCTGAACTAACCGCAGCGGGCCACCGCGTTCTGGTCCAAGCCGGGGCGGGGCTGGGTTCGGGACTGCCCGATCACGACTACTTGCGAGCCGGCGCGGAATTGGTCGCATCGGCCGAAGACGTGTATTCGCAAGCCGAGTTGGTCGTCAAAGTCAAAGAACCGCAACCGTCCGAGTACGGGCTGATCCGCTCTGGGCAAATCGTGTTCACGTACTTTCACTTCGCCGCCAGCGATTCTCTGACCGAAGCGATGTTGGAAAGCGGAGCCATGTGTTTGGCATACGAAACACTTCGCGACGCTTCCGGGCATCTACCGCTGCTCACGCCGATGAGCGAAGTCGCGGGGCGAATGAGCATTCAAGAGGGAGCGAAATTTCTCGAGAAGCCTCAGATGGGTCGCGGCATTTTGCTGGGTGGCGTCCCCGGCGTTGCCCCCGCCCACATCACGATCCTCGGCGGAGGCATCGTTGGTGCCAACGCTGCCAAAATCGCGGCGGGCTTCCAAGCCGATGTGGCGATCTTGGACGTCAATTTGGATCGTCTTCGCTACCTGGACGATGTCATGCCCGCCAACGTCAACACTTTGTACAGCGATCGACACAACATTCTGGAGCAACTCGAACGAGCCGATTTGGTGATTGGGTCGGTGCTGATCCCGGGTGCTCGTGCTCCAAAGTTGGTGCAGGCCGAAGACCTACGGATCATGAAACCGGGTGCGGTGGTCATCGACGTGGCGGTTGATCAAGGCGGGTGCATCGAAACCAGTCGCCCCACCACGCACAGCGAGCCCACGTACATCATTGACGAAGTTGTTCACTACTGCGTCGCCAACATGCCAGGTGCCGTTGGTCGAACCAGCACCTTCGCTCTTTGCAACGCGACCATGCGTTGGATCTCGAAAGTCGCTGCGTTGGGTTTGAGCGGCGTGTTGAACGAAACTAGCCCGCTGCAATCGGCCATCAACATCCACGAGGGCAAGATTCTGCACGAGGCCGTTTCATCGGCCTATCAAAAGTGATCTGAACGTCGTCATCAGAACGGGCGAAGCAGGGCAACAGTTGCGGGACGTTACGAAGCGTCCTGGGATTCGCCGTCCGCCGATTCATTGGAATCTTCTGAATCGCGCGCGTTCTTGTCCATTAACGTGACCGGGTTTTCGACGTCTTCGAACAGCTCAATCCGCTCCAACGTTTCATAGTCATAATCGTCGTAGCGGACTCGCAAACGCGTACTGCCTTCTTCGCCACGGACTCGCAAGACGTACTCCGGATCATCTGCTCCTGTGTACTCGTCGGTTAAATCCCAATCGGTGAAAACGTATTCGATTTTTCCCGTCAATTCGAGCACGCGTTCATCGTCTTGAACGGCATCGTAGGCGGCCATGCTAAGGCTGTCTTCAAACGGGACAGCTCTCGCCTCCAATTCCACGCGAGTTTCCAGATCGGTTTCATCTGGTATCAACTCCACGCGATCAAACCGACGGTCCTCTTTGCCGCTGATCGTCGCACGGACCAAGACGTCTCCGTCACTGCCGTAAACGCGGTAGTAATAGTTGTCGGTGTAGTACGTGTCGCTCTCGTTGTATTCACCCGCGAATGAGACGGATTCGATCTCACCGATCTCATCGCGAATTCGTTCGTTG harbors:
- the ald gene encoding alanine dehydrogenase, which encodes MIVGVPSEIKTDEYRVGMLPVGVAELTAAGHRVLVQAGAGLGSGLPDHDYLRAGAELVASAEDVYSQAELVVKVKEPQPSEYGLIRSGQIVFTYFHFAASDSLTEAMLESGAMCLAYETLRDASGHLPLLTPMSEVAGRMSIQEGAKFLEKPQMGRGILLGGVPGVAPAHITILGGGIVGANAAKIAAGFQADVAILDVNLDRLRYLDDVMPANVNTLYSDRHNILEQLERADLVIGSVLIPGARAPKLVQAEDLRIMKPGAVVIDVAVDQGGCIETSRPTTHSEPTYIIDEVVHYCVANMPGAVGRTSTFALCNATMRWISKVAALGLSGVLNETSPLQSAINIHEGKILHEAVSSAYQK
- a CDS encoding sulfatase, which produces MLIFTLEGFTPAAISAYGSSWNRTPTLDRIAAHGVTWNRVITPVTDPLEQWDRWASQLGEAAREIVVITDDERLLQRDSAAVFEEIVLVESEDESFGDDSDDDSPRTIEIEDTTLGRLTAVAADRLNQDQSVWLHSRFLTRHWDAPRELSDDFESHEAFDEEPYDESEDADEFGEVSQSSGTDADADADPLDETSPNDLAEVPWIISDTEPPDRILAANEDPDWITTWMRTYACQIKLVDAMMDVLLSLTADDTPLLISGTSGFALGQNGGIGHRTGPLRSCHLQVPLICSGGTGLRRRLLTSADDFAKLVNQRQLHVDDPLVPIETFLESSPPRQQSLETPTDEAENVSHVVIHRDASPVAVMTHEWFYIRSEDGPLMPDADDRGHLFLKPDDIDDFNNVIRLQRHEADRLHQFLLSDSNPAE